In the Candidatus Thermoplasmatota archaeon genome, one interval contains:
- a CDS encoding M48 family metalloprotease codes for MGSLSALERSARITISLIVGLLLFFMISVDYILHFVFRIPFGLIWYSIVIIVALVALFIFIQWYISPAIVRRATGLKEEHYVSERSNPFLYDMVKRLCAKSNTPMPRVAVIDNPTPNAFVFGRSVNNTTLVVHSALLSKLNKDEIEGVIGHELGHITHKDVITMTLVSAVPLLTYMVARTLFGFLKHPRGGGRGKGQALLFAVIVGVLSYTVYLISQLLVLKLSRTREYYADAYSAGVTGNPHGLRSALTKIAYGLSLSRKAEPSGARAFYIGDPVKAVNDYSLLKERMDSYDLDKDGTIDEKELEIAVEKEAKSHWRRANELFSTHPATYRRILMLMEMEKEMRYDKRLKDIYKFI; via the coding sequence ATGGGCTCACTCAGCGCGCTAGAGAGGAGTGCGCGTATCACAATATCATTAATTGTCGGCTTGCTGCTCTTTTTTATGATATCAGTGGACTATATCCTGCATTTTGTGTTTCGAATACCTTTTGGTCTTATCTGGTACAGCATAGTAATAATCGTGGCTCTAGTAGCATTGTTTATTTTCATTCAGTGGTATATCTCGCCAGCAATTGTGAGAAGAGCTACAGGCCTAAAAGAAGAGCACTATGTTTCCGAGAGGAGTAATCCATTTCTATACGATATGGTCAAACGGTTATGTGCGAAGTCAAACACGCCGATGCCGAGAGTAGCAGTGATAGACAATCCAACGCCGAACGCATTTGTATTCGGCAGGAGTGTAAACAATACTACGCTCGTCGTGCATAGTGCGCTTTTATCGAAACTGAACAAAGATGAGATTGAGGGTGTGATAGGGCATGAGCTAGGACACATTACCCACAAAGATGTTATAACTATGACTCTGGTTTCTGCAGTGCCACTGCTCACGTACATGGTTGCAAGAACGCTTTTTGGATTCCTAAAACATCCTAGAGGTGGTGGCAGGGGTAAGGGACAGGCATTATTGTTTGCAGTTATAGTGGGCGTGCTCTCCTACACGGTATATCTCATCTCTCAGCTGCTCGTGCTCAAGCTCTCAAGAACAAGGGAATACTATGCAGATGCGTACTCAGCTGGTGTTACAGGCAACCCTCACGGGCTGCGTTCTGCACTCACAAAAATTGCATACGGGCTTTCGTTAAGCAGAAAGGCCGAGCCGAGTGGTGCGAGGGCTTTTTATATTGGTGATCCTGTTAAAGCTGTAAATGATTACAGTCTTCTCAAAGAGAGAATGGACAGCTACGATTTGGACAAAGATGGCACGATTGATGAAAAAGAATTAGAAATTGCTGTAGAGAAAGAGGCGAAATCGCACTGGAGAAGGGCAAACGAGTTGTTCTCAACACATCCAGCAACTTATAGACGTATTCTCATGCTTATGGAAATGGAAAAAGAAATGAGATATGACAAGCGTTTAAAGGATATTTACAAGTTTATCTGA
- a CDS encoding SPFH domain-containing protein, with amino-acid sequence MVFLFRKSDIPKADARATFHWEDAWKGENVMYRIPRNIQWNDNVVVREDEYAVFFRDGKAMHVFDRPGRFAMTTENVPVLGRLVAAVTGIQQLGEIYYLQRRELRSKFGTAEPLAFRDPDFGLVRIRAFGDFAYKVVDPLLFITQFVGTERITSSDKVIEWMKAQLVMCLNDALGELKRDKNMAVVDMPAYLQEIEQIVLSKVADSVERYGVKIAKIAGLNINLPKEVQEAIDKRGAMGALGVDYIRYQTGKAIEGVGVGAATGAGDATGAMAGLGAGAGVGLGIGAMMGQAMQQPAQVPQPPKPTIKCPKCNADVPEGVKFCPNCGAKMLAPGMMSCPKCNTDIKVGSKFCPSCGEKLVNNCPKCNAELQAGAKFCPNCGSKIE; translated from the coding sequence ATGGTGTTCTTGTTTAGGAAGAGTGATATCCCTAAAGCAGATGCAAGAGCAACTTTTCATTGGGAAGACGCTTGGAAAGGCGAAAATGTAATGTACCGCATACCTAGAAACATCCAGTGGAATGATAATGTTGTAGTGAGGGAAGATGAATATGCAGTATTTTTCAGAGACGGAAAAGCAATGCATGTTTTTGACAGACCAGGCAGATTTGCAATGACCACAGAAAACGTTCCTGTATTGGGCAGACTTGTAGCTGCAGTTACAGGCATACAGCAGTTAGGCGAAATTTACTATTTACAGAGAAGAGAGCTTAGAAGCAAGTTTGGCACTGCAGAGCCGCTTGCTTTTAGAGACCCTGATTTCGGACTTGTTAGAATCCGCGCGTTTGGTGATTTTGCATATAAAGTTGTTGATCCACTATTGTTTATAACTCAGTTTGTAGGCACTGAAAGAATTACATCTAGCGATAAAGTTATCGAATGGATGAAAGCCCAGCTTGTAATGTGTCTAAACGATGCACTTGGCGAACTGAAACGCGATAAGAATATGGCTGTCGTGGATATGCCTGCATATTTGCAAGAAATAGAGCAAATTGTTTTGAGTAAAGTAGCAGATAGCGTGGAAAGGTACGGAGTTAAGATTGCTAAAATTGCAGGTTTAAATATTAATTTACCAAAAGAAGTACAAGAAGCTATTGATAAAAGAGGTGCAATGGGCGCGCTTGGCGTTGATTACATACGATATCAAACAGGTAAAGCAATCGAGGGCGTTGGTGTAGGCGCTGCTACAGGCGCTGGCGACGCTACAGGAGCAATGGCTGGCTTAGGTGCAGGCGCTGGCGTCGGATTAGGTATTGGAGCTATGATGGGACAGGCTATGCAGCAGCCTGCACAAGTACCGCAACCACCAAAACCTACTATTAAATGCCCAAAGTGTAATGCAGACGTGCCTGAAGGCGTAAAATTCTGCCCTAACTGCGGCGCTAAAATGCTCGCACCTGGTATGATGAGCTGCCCTAAATGTAATACAGATATAAAAGTAGGCTCTAAGTTCTGTCCTAGCTGCGGTGAAAAATTAGTAAATAACTGCCCTAAATGCAATGCTGAACTGCAGGCGGGCGCTAAATTCTGTCCTAATTGCGGTAGTAAAATAGAATAA
- the rpsJ gene encoding 30S ribosomal protein S10: MPQKARISLTGTNPQKVEEVCSQIKAISERTGVSMKGPIPLPTKRLVVPVRKGPDGGGTSTIDRWEMRIHKRVIDLDADERALRQLMRLQIPDGVNIEIVLKS, translated from the coding sequence ATGCCGCAGAAAGCAAGAATCTCGCTCACAGGTACTAATCCACAGAAAGTAGAAGAAGTGTGTAGCCAGATAAAAGCTATTTCTGAGAGGACTGGCGTGAGTATGAAGGGTCCTATACCTCTTCCTACTAAAAGGCTTGTTGTGCCTGTAAGAAAAGGGCCTGATGGCGGTGGGACAAGCACTATAGATAGGTGGGAAATGCGCATACATAAAAGAGTTATTGATTTAGATGCAGATGAAAGAGCTTTACGTCAGCTTATGCGCTTGCAAATACCTGATGGTGTAAATATAGAAATTGTTTTGAAATCGTAA
- the tuf gene encoding translation elongation factor EF-1 subunit alpha, translating into MAEKPHLNLVFIGHVDHGKSTAIGRLLLETGTVPQHVIDEYKKEASAKGKATFEFAWVMDALKEERERGLTIDVAHKRFDTPKYYFTIIDCPGHRDFVKNMITGTSQADAAVLIVSAAEGEGVQAQTKEHLFLAKTLGVPQIIVGINKMDATTPPYSEKRYNAIKSELEKLLKTVGYKPEKTQFVPISAYIGDNITKPSDKIAWFKGPTFMQVLDTLTVPEKLTKLPLRLPVQDVYTITGVGTVPVGRVETGVLKPGDKIVFQPANVTGEVKTIEMHHEKIDKAEPGDNVGFNVRGVSKEEIRRGDVVGHADNPPTVAKSFIAKIIVLQHPSAIAPGYTPVFHCHTAQVACTFEELQKKLDPKTGAELPEKPEFLKAGDSAIVKIKPTRPLAIERAQDFPPLGRFAIRDMGQTVAAGLCIEIEKK; encoded by the coding sequence ATGGCTGAAAAACCGCATCTAAATCTAGTATTCATAGGGCATGTAGATCACGGCAAATCTACAGCTATTGGAAGATTGTTGTTAGAGACAGGGACTGTGCCACAGCACGTAATAGATGAATATAAGAAGGAAGCGTCAGCCAAAGGCAAAGCTACTTTTGAGTTTGCTTGGGTAATGGATGCATTGAAAGAGGAGCGCGAGAGAGGTCTTACTATAGATGTAGCGCATAAGAGATTTGACACTCCCAAATACTATTTTACAATTATAGATTGCCCTGGACATCGAGACTTCGTTAAGAATATGATTACGGGTACAAGTCAAGCAGATGCTGCTGTTCTTATCGTTTCTGCTGCTGAAGGTGAAGGTGTCCAAGCGCAGACTAAAGAGCATTTATTCCTTGCTAAAACGCTTGGCGTGCCACAGATAATTGTAGGAATAAACAAGATGGATGCTACAACGCCCCCGTATAGTGAGAAGCGGTATAACGCTATAAAATCGGAATTGGAAAAACTTTTGAAGACAGTGGGCTACAAACCAGAAAAAACTCAATTCGTGCCTATAAGTGCTTATATTGGCGATAATATTACTAAGCCATCTGATAAAATTGCTTGGTTTAAAGGACCTACATTCATGCAAGTTCTGGATACTTTAACAGTACCTGAAAAGCTAACAAAACTACCTTTGAGACTGCCTGTGCAGGATGTTTATACAATTACAGGCGTTGGTACAGTGCCAGTAGGCAGAGTTGAAACTGGCGTACTAAAGCCGGGCGATAAAATAGTATTCCAGCCTGCTAATGTGACAGGCGAAGTGAAAACTATAGAAATGCATCATGAAAAGATAGACAAAGCAGAGCCTGGCGATAATGTTGGGTTTAACGTGAGAGGCGTAAGTAAAGAAGAGATAAGGCGTGGCGATGTTGTAGGACATGCAGATAATCCACCTACAGTTGCAAAATCATTTATCGCTAAAATAATAGTTTTGCAGCATCCTAGCGCTATTGCCCCAGGCTACACACCTGTATTCCACTGCCATACAGCGCAGGTAGCTTGTACTTTTGAAGAGCTTCAAAAGAAGCTAGATCCAAAAACAGGTGCTGAACTACCTGAAAAGCCTGAGTTTCTAAAGGCAGGCGATTCTGCAATTGTAAAAATAAAGCCTACCAGACCGCTCGCTATTGAAAGGGCGCAAGATTTTCCGCCTTTGGGTAGATTTGCTATTCGTGATATGGGTCAGACAGTAGCAGCTGGACTTTGCATAGAAATCGAGAAAAAATAA